Proteins encoded by one window of Winogradskyella sp. PG-2:
- a CDS encoding DUF368 domain-containing protein, with protein sequence MQRRFLDYLIITFKGIAMGAADVVPGVSGGTIAFISGIYEELIESIDKVSLGVFKVWKKEGFKTVWNSINGNFLLALFSGITISILSLAKLIKWLLHNEPILLWSFFFGLVLASILYIAKQIKDWSLKILLAIILTSVLSYFITLAEPFASPDSSIYLLFCGFIAIIAMILPGVSGAFILLILGAYQTAIDTINNLIEGLTTGNMDLFKDALLKFFLLAIGAVIGLKVFSKTLNWMFKHLKNLTLAILTGFMIGSLNKIWPWKEVLKTRVNSEGETVTLLDKSILPSSYSGDNQILMALTFIVIGFAAILILENLGKQKSKA encoded by the coding sequence ATGCAAAGACGATTTTTAGATTACTTAATTATAACTTTTAAAGGCATTGCTATGGGAGCTGCAGATGTTGTTCCTGGTGTTTCCGGTGGAACAATTGCCTTTATTTCAGGTATTTACGAAGAACTCATAGAAAGCATTGATAAAGTTAGTTTAGGAGTTTTTAAAGTATGGAAAAAAGAGGGCTTTAAAACCGTATGGAACTCTATAAATGGCAACTTTTTATTGGCACTATTCTCTGGTATAACCATAAGTATTTTATCTCTAGCCAAATTAATAAAATGGCTATTACACAATGAACCAATCTTATTATGGTCATTCTTTTTTGGATTAGTTTTAGCGAGCATATTATATATCGCAAAACAAATAAAAGATTGGTCTTTAAAAATTTTATTGGCTATTATTTTGACCTCAGTCCTATCGTATTTTATAACTCTTGCAGAACCATTTGCTTCACCAGATAGCTCAATATATTTATTGTTTTGTGGTTTCATAGCAATAATAGCTATGATTTTACCTGGTGTTTCTGGTGCATTTATTTTATTAATATTAGGCGCATATCAAACTGCAATTGACACCATTAATAATTTAATAGAAGGCTTGACCACGGGAAATATGGATCTTTTTAAAGATGCATTATTAAAATTTTTCCTTTTAGCTATAGGAGCAGTAATTGGGTTAAAAGTTTTTTCGAAAACTTTAAACTGGATGTTTAAACATCTAAAGAATTTGACCTTAGCTATATTGACTGGTTTTATGATTGGGTCACTAAATAAAATATGGCCTTGGAAAGAAGTTTTAAAAACACGAGTAAACTCTGAAGGGGAAACTGTAACCTTACTAGATAAAAGTATTCTTCCATCATCTTACAGCGGAGATAACCAAATACTTATGGCTCTAACATTTATAGTTATAGGTTTTGCAGCAATACTTATTTTAGAAAACTTAGGAAAACAAAAAAGTAAAGCCTAA
- a CDS encoding DUF368 domain-containing protein, with the protein MHSTRNLKDRIFLVIKGLAMGAANKVPGVSGGVVAFVAGFYEEFIYSLQRVNRTAFKLFFNGRFKSFYRYINGKFLGLLFLGMVVSYFSVSKILNYLIVNYELYVWSTFFGMILGSIYYISKDFKDWNRNTITAIILGAVVGISISFLDPAMENDNLSFVFFCGIISVSGMTLPGFSGSFILILLGNYVLLLVDSVNALYDSIFDVFKGDFEFIKNEVRMRMLKVLAVFTLGSVAGLVTFSHILNYILKHYKSITMATIVGFIIGSLGVVWPWKRTDFKIAEDGSFLLDSTGKQIIENYTRFFPEFNTQTYIAIAYIALGILIVLGLEWYGRQTKQIKA; encoded by the coding sequence ATGCATAGCACAAGAAACCTAAAAGATCGTATATTCTTGGTCATAAAGGGTTTGGCTATGGGAGCTGCAAATAAAGTACCAGGCGTTTCAGGAGGTGTTGTTGCTTTTGTTGCTGGCTTTTACGAAGAATTTATTTATTCTTTACAACGCGTTAATAGAACCGCGTTCAAGCTCTTCTTTAATGGTCGTTTCAAAAGTTTTTATCGTTATATAAATGGTAAATTTTTAGGATTATTATTCTTAGGAATGGTTGTTAGTTACTTCAGTGTTTCTAAAATTCTCAATTACCTTATTGTTAATTACGAACTCTATGTTTGGAGTACTTTTTTCGGAATGATTTTAGGCTCAATTTACTACATCAGTAAAGATTTTAAGGATTGGAATAGAAACACAATTACTGCCATTATATTGGGAGCTGTAGTGGGAATAAGTATTAGTTTTCTAGATCCTGCAATGGAAAATGACAACTTATCATTTGTGTTTTTCTGTGGAATCATAAGTGTATCTGGCATGACATTACCTGGTTTTTCCGGGTCCTTTATTCTTATTTTATTAGGTAATTATGTCTTGCTTCTTGTAGATTCAGTAAATGCGCTTTATGATTCAATTTTTGATGTTTTTAAAGGAGATTTTGAGTTCATTAAGAATGAAGTACGTATGAGAATGCTAAAGGTTTTAGCAGTTTTTACTTTAGGCTCAGTTGCTGGCTTAGTTACCTTTTCTCATATTCTTAACTACATACTAAAACATTATAAAAGTATTACCATGGCGACCATAGTTGGTTTTATTATTGGTTCACTTGGTGTGGTTTGGCCATGGAAAAGAACCGATTTCAAAATTGCGGAAGACGGTTCATTTCTTTTAGATTCTACTGGAAAGCAAATCATTGAAAATTACACACGTTTTTTTCCAGAATTCAACACCCAAACTTATATTGCAATTGCTTATATTGCCCTAGGAATCCTGATAGTTTTAGGATTAGAATGGTATGGACGACAGACAAAACAAATCAAAGCTTAA
- a CDS encoding shikimate dehydrogenase family protein, protein MDDRQNKSKLKFGLVGRDISYSFSRSYFANKFRSENLQHTYVNFDLKSINELDSIIKSTPNLKGLNVTIPYKEEVMPILDDINKRAKKIGAVNTIRITRYQKLIGYNTDYYGFKNSLKPYLKKHHKRALILGTGGASKAIAYALKKLKIDYDYVSRSEKEGVKFLYSDLTNEIISTYNIIINCTPIGTFPNVNECPDIPYEAITDKHILYDLIYNPEQTKFLSCGDMKGASTINGLEMLRLQAEKSWEIWNKS, encoded by the coding sequence ATGGACGACAGACAAAACAAATCAAAGCTTAAATTTGGACTGGTAGGAAGAGATATTTCTTATTCTTTTTCTAGAAGCTATTTTGCTAATAAATTTAGATCAGAAAATTTACAACACACCTATGTTAATTTCGATTTAAAATCTATTAATGAGCTTGATAGCATTATTAAAAGCACTCCGAACTTAAAAGGTCTTAATGTTACTATTCCTTATAAAGAGGAAGTTATGCCAATACTTGATGATATAAATAAACGTGCTAAAAAAATTGGGGCTGTTAACACGATTAGAATTACACGCTATCAAAAATTGATTGGTTACAATACAGATTATTATGGGTTTAAAAATTCATTAAAACCGTATTTAAAAAAGCACCATAAAAGAGCACTAATATTAGGAACTGGAGGTGCTTCTAAAGCTATAGCATATGCTCTAAAAAAACTGAAGATTGATTATGATTATGTGTCTCGTTCTGAAAAGGAAGGTGTGAAATTTTTGTATTCAGATTTAACAAACGAGATTATTTCAACATACAACATAATTATTAATTGTACTCCTATTGGCACATTTCCAAATGTAAATGAATGTCCAGATATCCCATATGAAGCCATTACTGACAAGCACATTTTATATGATCTCATTTATAATCCTGAACAAACAAAGTTTCTTAGTTGCGGAGATATGAAAGGAGCTTCTACAATTAATGGGCTAGAAATGCTTCGATTACAGGCAGAAAAATCATGGGAAATTTGGAATAAGTCATAA
- a CDS encoding DUF349 domain-containing protein produces the protein MSENDNLLEADGKNEVESKETAPTQETTNELENVIEVKVEKTEAELETTSELLDAEEKPETEAEKIDHVDEIEASNAEDAEDESNAERHELEEKDYHAMTMDQLVTEFNMLLKHQKVQTISKHINEIKGEFNSKFSALLDEKKEEFINEGGKEIDFYYINDTKKLFNSLYKEYKQSINSYYKDREQNLKQNLENRLQIIEDIKGLLNVEENMGTTYKTFKELQEKWRNAGPIPRDKYNNAWNTYHHHVERFYDFLHLNNDLRDMDFKHNLDQKLKIIERAEELAKDENTNRSFRELQVLHKLWKEELGPVGKAHREVIWERFSAATKTIHDKRQAYYADMDKAHEKNLERKEEIIAQINAVNEDSTSSHSIWQKKIKTVEQLREDFFNAGKVPLKVNEATWAKFKDSVRTFNRGKNKFYKELKKDQYENLSKKKDLIKIAEDNKDSEDFTTVTPLMKKIQNEWKKIGHVPRRDSDKIWKQFKGACNHYFDRMHAERKAKDQHLYDAFDKKTKLLDGLKALELSEDPKADIQILQAKISEWKDVGYVPQNKRYIDGKFYKAIDDAFDKLKMDKSKLEMIKFESKLENLANSDDTRLLDNEQNFIRKKISEVKAKINQLENNLQFFSNVKEDNPLVKEVHKNIDNHKKQLDTWKAKLTKVRGMYS, from the coding sequence ATGTCTGAGAATGATAACCTGCTAGAAGCAGACGGAAAAAACGAAGTAGAATCTAAAGAGACTGCTCCTACACAAGAAACAACTAATGAACTTGAAAATGTAATTGAAGTTAAAGTTGAAAAAACTGAAGCTGAATTGGAAACAACATCTGAACTATTAGATGCTGAAGAAAAACCTGAAACGGAAGCTGAAAAAATAGATCATGTAGATGAGATTGAAGCCTCTAATGCAGAAGATGCAGAAGATGAGTCAAACGCTGAACGTCACGAGCTTGAAGAAAAAGATTACCATGCAATGACTATGGATCAGTTAGTAACTGAATTCAATATGCTTTTAAAGCATCAAAAGGTTCAAACAATTTCTAAGCATATTAATGAAATTAAGGGAGAATTCAATTCTAAATTTAGCGCGCTTCTTGATGAGAAAAAAGAAGAGTTCATCAATGAAGGTGGTAAAGAAATCGATTTTTACTATATCAATGATACTAAGAAGTTATTCAACTCTCTTTATAAAGAATACAAACAATCTATAAATTCATATTACAAGGATCGCGAACAAAATCTAAAGCAAAACCTTGAAAACAGATTACAAATTATAGAGGATATAAAAGGTTTACTTAATGTTGAAGAAAACATGGGTACAACCTATAAAACTTTTAAAGAATTACAAGAAAAATGGCGTAATGCTGGTCCTATACCAAGAGATAAGTATAATAATGCTTGGAATACATATCATCATCATGTAGAACGTTTTTACGACTTCTTGCATCTCAATAATGATTTGCGAGACATGGATTTTAAACACAACTTAGACCAAAAACTAAAAATCATTGAGCGTGCTGAAGAGTTAGCAAAAGATGAGAATACTAATCGTTCATTTAGAGAATTACAAGTCCTACATAAACTTTGGAAAGAAGAACTTGGACCTGTAGGTAAAGCGCATAGAGAAGTCATTTGGGAACGTTTTAGTGCGGCAACTAAAACAATACATGATAAGCGCCAAGCCTATTATGCGGATATGGATAAAGCCCATGAAAAAAACCTTGAACGTAAAGAAGAAATTATAGCACAAATAAATGCTGTAAATGAAGATTCTACAAGTTCTCATAGTATATGGCAGAAAAAAATAAAGACCGTAGAGCAACTTCGTGAAGATTTCTTTAATGCTGGTAAAGTACCTCTTAAAGTTAATGAAGCAACTTGGGCAAAATTCAAAGATTCAGTTAGAACTTTTAATCGTGGTAAAAATAAATTTTATAAAGAGTTAAAAAAAGATCAATACGAAAACCTAAGCAAGAAAAAGGATTTAATAAAAATAGCAGAAGATAATAAAGACAGTGAAGATTTCACAACTGTGACGCCTTTGATGAAGAAAATCCAGAATGAATGGAAAAAAATCGGACACGTCCCAAGACGTGATAGTGATAAAATATGGAAGCAATTTAAAGGAGCTTGTAATCACTATTTTGATAGAATGCATGCTGAACGTAAAGCTAAAGATCAGCACTTATATGATGCATTTGATAAGAAAACAAAACTTCTAGACGGTTTGAAAGCTTTAGAGTTATCCGAAGATCCAAAAGCTGATATACAAATTTTACAAGCTAAAATTTCTGAGTGGAAAGACGTTGGGTATGTACCACAGAACAAACGTTATATTGATGGTAAATTTTACAAAGCCATTGATGATGCTTTTGATAAACTAAAAATGGATAAGTCTAAATTAGAGATGATAAAGTTTGAAAGTAAACTCGAAAACTTAGCCAACTCTGATGATACAAGATTATTGGATAACGAACAAAATTTTATCCGTAAAAAAATTAGTGAAGTAAAAGCTAAGATTAATCAGTTAGAAAATAATTTACAGTTTTTCTCTAATGTAAAAGAAGATAATCCATTAGTAAAAGAGGTACATAAAAATATTGACAACCATAAAAAGCAACTAGACACTTGGAAAGCCAAATTGACTAAGGTTCGTGGGATGTATTCATAA
- the mazG gene encoding nucleoside triphosphate pyrophosphohydrolase, translated as MSNKAAQLKAFERLLIIMDELREQCPWDKKQTLESLRHLTIEEVYELGDAILDNDLDEVKKELGDVLLHIVFYSKIGSETNDFDIADVCNSISDKLVDRHPHIYGDVKVENEEDVKRNWEQLKLKEGKKSVLEGVPKSLPAMVKANRIQDKVSGVGFDWEEPEQVFEKVEEELAELKVEIANGNQDAIESEFGDVLFSMINYARFLKLNPENALERTNKKFIKRFQYLEHKAKDLNKSLKDMTLSEMDIFWKEAKSL; from the coding sequence ATGTCTAATAAAGCGGCCCAATTAAAAGCCTTTGAGCGTTTGTTAATTATTATGGATGAATTGCGAGAGCAATGTCCATGGGATAAAAAGCAGACACTAGAGTCTTTACGCCATTTAACTATTGAAGAAGTTTACGAATTAGGTGATGCTATTCTAGACAATGATTTAGATGAGGTTAAAAAGGAATTAGGAGACGTATTATTGCATATTGTTTTTTATTCTAAAATTGGAAGTGAAACTAATGACTTTGATATTGCAGATGTTTGTAATAGTATTAGTGATAAATTAGTTGATCGTCATCCACATATCTATGGCGATGTTAAAGTAGAAAACGAAGAAGATGTTAAGCGTAATTGGGAGCAGTTAAAACTTAAAGAAGGTAAGAAAAGTGTTCTCGAAGGTGTTCCAAAAAGTTTACCAGCTATGGTAAAAGCCAATCGTATACAAGATAAAGTATCTGGCGTTGGATTTGATTGGGAAGAGCCAGAACAAGTTTTTGAAAAAGTAGAGGAGGAGCTAGCTGAACTAAAAGTTGAGATAGCAAATGGGAACCAAGATGCTATTGAAAGTGAATTTGGCGATGTTTTATTCTCAATGATTAATTACGCACGATTCTTAAAATTAAATCCTGAAAATGCGCTTGAACGTACTAATAAAAAATTTATTAAACGTTTTCAATACTTAGAGCATAAAGCCAAAGATTTGAACAAATCTTTGAAAGACATGACACTTTCTGAAATGGATATTTTTTGGAAAGAGGCTAAATCGCTATAG
- a CDS encoding DUF5606 domain-containing protein, producing the protein MSLDKILSVSGKPGLYQIVTQTRTGAVVESLIDKKRITVGAHSNISILSEIAIYTLTEEVPLREVLKKIKEKENGNPTSISHKDGKDILEEFFFEVLPDYDEDRVYPSDIKKVVQWYNLLQKNNLLGALETEEETVSSEEEE; encoded by the coding sequence ATGAGTTTAGATAAAATTTTATCCGTTTCAGGAAAACCGGGATTATACCAAATCGTAACCCAAACAAGAACTGGTGCAGTAGTAGAATCTTTAATTGACAAAAAAAGAATTACAGTTGGAGCACATAGTAACATTAGTATTTTAAGTGAAATAGCTATTTATACGTTGACTGAAGAAGTACCATTAAGAGAGGTGCTAAAAAAGATTAAAGAAAAAGAAAATGGCAATCCAACATCAATAAGTCATAAAGACGGAAAAGATATTTTAGAAGAGTTTTTCTTCGAAGTATTGCCAGATTACGATGAAGATCGTGTATATCCTTCTGATATTAAAAAAGTAGTGCAATGGTATAATTTACTTCAAAAAAATAACCTTTTAGGTGCACTAGAAACAGAAGAAGAAACTGTTTCTTCTGAAGAAGAAGAATAA
- the def gene encoding peptide deformylase — protein sequence MILPIVAYGDTVLKKKAKDIDKDYPKLSTLIENMYETMYGAYGVGLAAPQIGLPIRLFLVDTEPFAEDESFSEDEQEQLKNFKKTFINAQILEEKGDEWAFNEGCLSIPDVREDVFRQPKIKIQYHDENFNTHVEEYDGLIARVIQHEYDHIEGILFTDKLSSFKKRLIKGKLTNISKGKIKIDYRMRFPAMSRKR from the coding sequence ATGATTTTACCAATCGTTGCATATGGCGATACTGTTTTAAAGAAAAAGGCCAAGGATATTGATAAAGATTATCCAAAGCTAAGTACGCTTATCGAAAATATGTACGAAACTATGTATGGCGCATATGGTGTTGGTTTAGCAGCTCCACAAATTGGATTACCAATACGTTTGTTTTTAGTAGATACTGAGCCTTTTGCAGAGGATGAAAGTTTTTCTGAAGACGAGCAAGAACAGCTTAAGAATTTCAAAAAAACGTTTATTAATGCTCAGATTTTAGAAGAGAAAGGTGATGAATGGGCTTTTAATGAAGGCTGTTTAAGCATTCCAGATGTAAGGGAAGACGTATTTAGACAACCAAAGATTAAAATTCAATATCACGATGAAAATTTTAATACACATGTAGAAGAATACGATGGATTAATCGCTCGCGTGATTCAGCATGAATATGATCATATTGAAGGCATTTTATTTACAGACAAACTATCGTCATTCAAAAAGCGTTTAATAAAAGGAAAGCTTACTAATATTTCAAAAGGTAAGATAAAAATAGATTACAGAATGCGTTTTCCGGCAATGAGCAGGAAACGCTAA
- the ruvX gene encoding Holliday junction resolvase RuvX produces the protein MGRILAIDYGTKRTGIAVTDEMQIIASGLTTVETKELITFLKKYIATENVERFVVGLPKQMDNTASDSEVYIQKFLDQLTKSIPDIPVVRIDERFTSKMAFQTMIDSGLKKKQRQNKALIDEISATLILQSYLASNF, from the coding sequence ATGGGAAGAATTTTAGCCATAGACTACGGAACAAAGCGAACAGGTATTGCAGTTACTGATGAGATGCAGATTATAGCATCTGGTCTTACCACTGTTGAAACCAAAGAGCTTATTACGTTTCTAAAAAAATATATTGCTACAGAAAATGTAGAACGATTTGTCGTAGGCTTACCCAAACAAATGGATAATACAGCTTCGGATAGTGAGGTGTATATTCAGAAATTTTTAGATCAGTTAACTAAGTCTATACCAGATATTCCTGTAGTACGTATTGATGAGCGTTTTACATCTAAAATGGCATTTCAGACTATGATAGATAGTGGTTTGAAGAAAAAGCAACGTCAAAACAAAGCTTTAATTGACGAAATTAGTGCAACACTTATTTTACAAAGTTATTTGGCTTCAAATTTTTAA
- a CDS encoding 2,3,4,5-tetrahydropyridine-2,6-dicarboxylate N-succinyltransferase, which produces MTQLQSIIENAWNDRSQLKNEETINAVRSVIDLIDSGSLRVAEPIEGGWQVNEWVKKAVVLYFPIQKMETFEVGIFEYHDKIPLKRNYAEKGIRVVPHAVARHGAYISPGTILMPSYVNIGAYVDEGTMIDTWATVGSCAQIGKNVHLSGGVGIGGVLEPLQAAPVIIEDGAFIGSRCIVVEGVRVEKEAVLGANVVLTMSTKIIDITGDEPVETKGVVPARSVVIPGSYTKKFKAGEFQVPCALIIGKRKESTDKKTSLNDALREYDVAV; this is translated from the coding sequence ATGACACAATTACAATCTATTATAGAGAACGCTTGGAATGACCGTTCACAACTAAAAAATGAAGAAACTATTAATGCCGTAAGAAGCGTTATTGATCTTATTGATTCTGGGAGCTTAAGAGTCGCAGAACCTATTGAAGGTGGTTGGCAAGTTAACGAATGGGTAAAAAAAGCTGTGGTTTTATACTTTCCTATTCAGAAAATGGAAACCTTTGAAGTTGGTATTTTTGAATATCACGACAAAATTCCTCTAAAACGTAATTATGCCGAAAAAGGAATTAGAGTTGTACCTCATGCAGTAGCAAGACACGGAGCCTATATTTCGCCTGGTACTATTTTAATGCCAAGTTATGTAAATATTGGAGCTTATGTAGATGAAGGTACTATGATAGATACATGGGCTACAGTTGGTAGCTGCGCACAGATTGGTAAAAATGTACATCTTTCTGGTGGAGTTGGTATTGGTGGTGTTTTAGAACCTTTACAAGCAGCTCCAGTTATTATTGAAGATGGTGCATTTATTGGTAGTCGTTGTATTGTTGTTGAAGGAGTTCGTGTTGAGAAAGAAGCTGTTTTAGGTGCTAATGTGGTTTTAACCATGAGTACAAAAATTATTGATATTACTGGTGATGAGCCTGTTGAAACAAAAGGTGTTGTTCCTGCGCGTTCTGTTGTTATTCCAGGAAGTTATACTAAAAAATTCAAAGCAGGTGAATTCCAAGTCCCTTGTGCTTTAATTATAGGAAAACGTAAAGAAAGTACAGATAAAAAAACCTCTCTTAATGATGCTTTACGTGAGTATGATGTAGCGGTTTAA
- a CDS encoding glycosyltransferase family 9 protein, which produces MKVLIIQQKMIGDVLATSILFEAIKHKYPDAELHYVLNSHTYPVVEGNPFIDQFHFFTPEYENSKRKLWHFVNQLRKENYDVVIDVYSQISSHLISLRSKAKTKISIDKGHNALIFNHRFEHKIKPDTTAGLAIENRMQLLQPLDIDPSIIVRPKIYLTNSEKTNAKQFLEVNGINLSKPLFMIGVLGSGNNKTYPFDYMAKVIESVVSKQPESQILFNYIPKQETKAKAILELCASETKKQIYFEVFGKSLRDFLAITSHCTALIGNEGGAINMAKALSIPTFTIFSPWIKKEAWNMFDDGVKHVSVHLRDYDDTKYANIKHPKELKSKASELYQQFKPIYFKEELTRFLKQFS; this is translated from the coding sequence ATGAAAGTATTAATCATTCAACAAAAAATGATAGGTGATGTTTTAGCAACAAGCATTTTGTTTGAAGCTATAAAACACAAGTATCCTGATGCTGAATTACATTATGTACTCAATTCACATACCTATCCTGTTGTTGAAGGTAACCCTTTTATAGATCAGTTTCATTTTTTTACACCTGAATACGAGAATAGTAAACGAAAATTATGGCATTTTGTTAATCAATTGCGAAAGGAAAATTATGATGTAGTTATAGATGTGTATTCACAAATCTCTAGTCATCTTATTTCATTAAGATCTAAAGCCAAAACTAAAATATCTATTGATAAAGGTCACAATGCATTAATTTTTAATCACAGATTTGAGCACAAAATAAAACCAGATACAACTGCAGGATTAGCAATTGAAAATAGAATGCAATTATTACAACCCTTAGATATTGATCCTTCTATAATTGTAAGACCTAAAATTTATTTGACTAATTCTGAAAAAACGAATGCTAAACAGTTTTTAGAAGTTAATGGTATTAATTTAAGTAAACCATTATTTATGATTGGTGTTTTAGGTAGTGGAAATAATAAAACGTATCCTTTTGATTACATGGCTAAAGTGATTGAGAGTGTAGTTTCTAAGCAACCTGAAAGTCAAATCTTATTCAACTATATTCCTAAACAAGAAACCAAAGCAAAAGCAATTTTAGAGTTATGCGCTTCAGAAACAAAAAAGCAAATTTACTTTGAGGTTTTTGGAAAAAGTTTGAGAGATTTTTTAGCGATAACATCACACTGCACTGCTTTAATTGGTAATGAAGGTGGAGCTATAAATATGGCAAAAGCTTTAAGTATTCCAACCTTTACTATTTTCTCTCCTTGGATTAAAAAAGAAGCTTGGAATATGTTTGATGATGGAGTAAAACATGTTTCAGTGCATCTTAGAGATTATGATGACACTAAATATGCAAATATTAAACATCCTAAGGAATTAAAATCTAAAGCTTCAGAATTGTATCAACAATTTAAACCTATCTATTTCAAAGAAGAATTGACTAGATTTTTAAAACAATTTAGCTAG
- a CDS encoding glycosyltransferase family 2 protein, whose protein sequence is MALPNITVIIATYNKIDWLEKVLYGYSVQTYKNFDVIIADDGSTSETKEMIDRFKADYPVNIIHAWHEDKGYRRQKILNEAIVMAKNEYILFTDGDCIPRKDFVETHAKHAEEGYFLSGGYCKLNMDLSETISEGDIKTHNCFDVKWLKSKGELGSKNTLKLSVKDGLAKFLDVLTPTGATFNNCNSSAWKADLIAINGYDERMQYGGPDRELGERLINNDIKTKQIRYKAICLHLDHARGYKTQESLDRNLAIRAKVKKENLKWTEHGIKKTS, encoded by the coding sequence ATGGCATTACCTAATATTACAGTAATTATTGCCACATATAATAAAATTGATTGGTTAGAAAAGGTTTTATATGGTTATAGTGTTCAGACGTATAAAAATTTTGATGTTATTATAGCTGATGATGGATCTACTAGTGAGACTAAGGAAATGATTGATCGATTCAAAGCAGATTATCCTGTGAATATTATACATGCATGGCATGAAGATAAAGGCTATAGACGTCAAAAGATTTTGAATGAAGCTATAGTCATGGCAAAAAATGAATACATCTTATTTACAGATGGTGATTGTATTCCTCGTAAAGATTTTGTGGAAACTCATGCCAAACATGCAGAAGAAGGCTATTTCTTATCTGGCGGTTATTGTAAATTGAATATGGATTTGAGTGAAACTATTTCAGAAGGTGATATTAAAACACACAATTGCTTCGATGTAAAATGGTTAAAGTCTAAAGGTGAGTTAGGTAGTAAAAACACTTTAAAATTATCAGTTAAAGATGGTTTAGCAAAGTTTTTGGATGTACTTACTCCTACAGGTGCTACTTTTAATAATTGCAATTCTTCAGCTTGGAAAGCAGATTTAATTGCAATTAATGGTTATGACGAGCGTATGCAATATGGTGGTCCAGATAGAGAGTTGGGTGAACGTCTAATTAATAATGATATTAAAACAAAGCAGATTAGATATAAGGCTATTTGTTTGCATTTAGATCATGCTAGAGGCTATAAAACACAAGAATCTTTAGACCGTAATTTGGCTATTAGAGCCAAGGTAAAGAAAGAAAATTTAAAGTGGACTGAGCATGGAATTAAAAAAACTAGCTAA
- a CDS encoding glycosyltransferase family 2 protein, whose product MESNQQTSVIISTYNQPRWLELVLHSYSIQTIKGFEIIIADDGSDDRTKKVVDEFSLKTDISIIHVWHEDDGFQKTKILNKAILASNGHYLIFTDGDCIARKDFVATHKYLSKRKCALSGGYFKLTKSISDQISTEIISQQNCFDKDWLIVQGQPKSFKFNKLTKSKFKANLLNALTPTKATFDGMNVSCYKTDILEVNGFDERMKYGGEDREVGERMKNNGVVFLQVRYSTICLHLHHDRPYKNDKSESLNKDIRLETKKNKSTYTKFGIKK is encoded by the coding sequence ATGGAATCTAATCAACAAACTTCAGTAATTATAAGTACATATAACCAACCAAGATGGTTGGAGTTGGTGTTACATAGTTACAGTATTCAAACTATAAAAGGTTTTGAAATTATAATTGCAGATGATGGTTCAGATGATAGAACAAAGAAAGTTGTTGATGAGTTCTCTTTAAAAACTGATATAAGTATAATCCATGTTTGGCACGAGGATGATGGTTTTCAGAAAACCAAGATTTTGAATAAAGCAATATTGGCATCAAATGGACATTATCTTATTTTTACTGATGGAGATTGTATAGCACGTAAAGATTTTGTCGCAACACACAAGTATTTGAGTAAACGAAAATGTGCATTGTCAGGTGGTTATTTTAAATTAACAAAATCGATTTCCGACCAAATTTCAACAGAGATTATTTCACAGCAAAACTGTTTTGATAAAGATTGGTTAATTGTACAAGGTCAACCCAAAAGCTTTAAATTTAATAAGCTAACCAAGTCAAAATTTAAAGCCAATCTTCTAAATGCATTAACACCAACAAAAGCAACCTTTGATGGGATGAATGTATCCTGTTACAAAACGGATATCTTAGAAGTAAATGGTTTTGATGAACGTATGAAATATGGAGGAGAAGATAGGGAAGTTGGTGAACGTATGAAGAACAATGGTGTTGTATTTTTGCAAGTCCGATACAGTACTATTTGCTTACATTTGCACCACGATAGACCTTACAAAAATGATAAGTCAGAATCATTAAATAAGGATATAAGATTAGAAACGAAAAAGAATAAATCAACATATACCAAATTTGGTATTAAAAAATAA